A genome region from Gopherus flavomarginatus isolate rGopFla2 chromosome 9, rGopFla2.mat.asm, whole genome shotgun sequence includes the following:
- the LOC127058539 gene encoding uncharacterized protein LOC127058539 gives MQSPENRKRAPAWTTREVLDLIAIWGEDSVLTELHSKRRNEKIFEKISKAMMEKGHTRDSVQSRVKVKELRQAYQKTKAANGKSGSGPKTCRFYAELHAILGGCATTTPPLSVDSEVGVVISTMAENSVEGEDEEEEEDDLAGSTQHSVSPNSQELFVTQTELPSQPSQATSPDSEAMEATSAAHFSSLPTPSQRLSQIRRRKKKI, from the exons atgcagtctcctgagaatcgaaaaagagctccagcatggaccacacgggaggtactggatctgatcgctatatggggagaggattcagtgctaacagaactccattccaaaagacgaaatgaaaaaatatttgaaaaaatttccaaggctatgatggaaaaaggccacaccagggactcagtgcagtccagagtgaaagttaaggagctcagacaagcctaccagaaaaccaaagcagcaaacggaaagtCTGGGTCAGgtccgaaaacatgccgcttctacgctgagctgcatgcaattttagggggctgcgccaccactaccccacctctgtctgtggattccgaggtgggggttgtaatctcaaccatggctgagaattctgtggagggggaagatgaggaggaagaggaggacgaccttgcagggagcacacagcactccgttagccctaacagccaggagctttttgtgacccagacagaattaccctcccagccctcccaagccactagcccagacagtgaagccatggaagcgacctctg ctgcacatttttcaagcctccctactccatcccaaaggctatctcagataaggcggaggaaaaagaagatatga